Proteins co-encoded in one Azospirillum brasilense genomic window:
- the pyk gene encoding pyruvate kinase — protein MRRHRRAKIVATVGPASNTPEMLKRLFLAGVDTFRLNFSHGTHEDHAKVHAAIRALEAEMGRPIGILQDLQGPKIRVGTIRDGKITVAAGESIRFVLSGADGDKTAIPLPHPEIFAAVMPGHNLLIDDGRVRVAVTGLGDDYIDAKVVIGGAISNRKGVNLPDTVLELSPLTAKDRVDLAFGLELGVDWVAMSFVQKPADLLEARGLIGDRAGLMSKIEKPAALDRIDDIIRLSDSVMVARGDLGVEIPHEEVPGRQKELVRACRLAVKPVIVATQMLDSMVNAPTPTRAEASDVATAIYDGADAVMLSAESASGAFPVEAVEMMDRIIRSTEQHKLYRSIIDASDPGEEQTAPHAVAAAAADLAEVIHASTIVAYTSSGTTAARIARRRPAVPILAITPHAAVSRRLSLLWGAHSVLSADIHTYEEMVERALAFAREQGFAKANDQMVVVAGIPFAQAGTTNNLRVVQVEG, from the coding sequence ATGCGTCGTCACCGCCGCGCGAAGATCGTTGCCACGGTCGGTCCCGCCAGCAACACCCCCGAGATGCTGAAGCGGCTGTTCCTGGCCGGCGTCGATACCTTCCGCCTGAATTTCAGCCATGGGACGCACGAGGATCATGCCAAGGTCCACGCCGCCATCCGCGCGCTGGAGGCCGAGATGGGCCGCCCCATCGGCATCCTTCAGGACCTGCAGGGACCGAAGATCCGCGTCGGCACCATCCGTGACGGCAAGATCACCGTCGCCGCCGGCGAATCGATCCGCTTCGTCCTGTCCGGCGCCGACGGCGACAAGACCGCGATCCCGCTGCCCCATCCGGAAATCTTCGCCGCGGTGATGCCGGGCCACAATCTGCTGATCGACGACGGGCGCGTGCGCGTCGCCGTGACCGGGCTGGGCGACGATTACATCGACGCCAAGGTGGTGATCGGCGGGGCCATCTCGAACCGCAAGGGCGTCAACCTGCCCGACACGGTGCTGGAGCTGTCGCCCCTGACCGCCAAGGACCGCGTCGACCTCGCCTTCGGGCTGGAGCTGGGCGTCGACTGGGTGGCGATGTCCTTCGTGCAGAAGCCGGCGGACCTGCTGGAGGCCCGCGGGCTGATCGGCGACCGCGCCGGGCTGATGTCGAAGATCGAGAAGCCGGCGGCGCTCGACCGCATCGACGACATCATCCGCCTGTCGGACTCGGTCATGGTCGCCCGCGGCGACCTGGGCGTCGAGATCCCGCACGAGGAGGTGCCGGGCCGCCAGAAGGAGCTGGTGCGCGCCTGCCGCCTCGCCGTGAAGCCGGTGATCGTGGCGACGCAGATGCTCGATTCCATGGTCAACGCCCCGACCCCGACGCGGGCCGAGGCGTCGGACGTGGCGACCGCCATCTATGACGGCGCCGACGCGGTGATGCTGTCGGCGGAATCCGCCAGCGGCGCCTTCCCGGTGGAGGCCGTGGAGATGATGGACCGCATCATCCGCAGCACCGAGCAGCACAAGCTCTACCGCTCGATCATCGACGCCTCGGACCCCGGCGAGGAGCAGACCGCGCCCCACGCGGTGGCCGCCGCCGCCGCCGATCTGGCCGAGGTGATCCACGCATCGACCATCGTCGCCTACACCTCCAGCGGCACCACGGCCGCCCGCATCGCCCGCCGCCGCCCGGCGGTGCCGATCCTGGCGATCACCCCGCACGCCGCGGTGTCGCGCCGCCTGTCCCTGCTGTGGGGCGCGCACAGCGTCCTGTCCGCCGACATCCACACCTACGAGGAGATGGTCGAGCGGGCGCTGGCCTTCGCCAGGGAGCAGGGCTTCGCGAAGGCCAACGACCAGATGGTCGTGGTGGCCGGCATTCCGTTCGCGCAGGCCGGGACCACCAACAACCTGCGCGTGGTGCAGGTCGAGGGGTAA
- a CDS encoding aldo/keto reductase: MEQRTLGAAGPVSSVIGLGCMGMSDFYGPADQEESIATIHAALDAGITLLDTGDFYGMGHNELLIRDALRGRERDGLLISVKFGALRDPQMGWNGYDSRPAAVKNFLTYSLRRLGVDHIDIYRPARLDPSVPIEDTVGAMADMVKAGYIRHIGLSEVGPDTIRRAAAVHPISDLQIEYSLISRGIEEAILPTCRELGIGVTAYGVLSRGLISGHWSKGRTGQDFRSRSPRFQGENLDRNLALVERLREIAQRIGGSVAQVAIAWVAAQGHDIVPLVGARRRDRLAEALGALDLALSTEDLAQLAEALPPGAAAGERYPAAQLAHMDSETYKKR; the protein is encoded by the coding sequence ATGGAACAGCGCACGCTGGGGGCCGCCGGCCCCGTCAGCTCGGTCATCGGTCTCGGCTGCATGGGCATGTCGGACTTCTACGGCCCCGCCGACCAGGAGGAGAGCATCGCCACGATCCACGCGGCGCTCGACGCCGGGATCACCCTGCTCGACACCGGCGACTTCTACGGCATGGGGCACAACGAGCTGCTCATCCGCGACGCCCTGCGCGGGCGCGAGCGCGACGGGCTGCTCATCAGCGTGAAGTTCGGCGCCCTGCGCGACCCGCAGATGGGCTGGAACGGCTACGACTCCCGCCCGGCGGCGGTGAAGAACTTCCTGACCTACTCGCTGCGCCGGCTGGGGGTGGACCACATCGACATCTACCGCCCGGCGCGGCTCGACCCGAGCGTCCCCATCGAGGACACGGTGGGCGCCATGGCCGACATGGTGAAGGCCGGCTACATCCGCCACATCGGCCTGTCGGAGGTCGGCCCGGACACCATCCGCCGCGCCGCCGCGGTGCACCCGATCAGCGACCTGCAGATCGAATATTCCCTGATCTCCCGCGGGATCGAGGAGGCCATCCTGCCCACCTGCCGGGAGCTTGGCATCGGGGTCACCGCCTACGGCGTGCTGTCGCGCGGCCTGATCAGCGGCCACTGGAGCAAGGGCCGGACGGGCCAGGACTTCCGCAGCCGCAGCCCGCGCTTCCAGGGTGAGAATCTGGACCGGAACCTGGCGCTGGTGGAGCGTCTGCGGGAGATCGCCCAGCGCATCGGCGGTTCGGTCGCCCAGGTCGCCATCGCCTGGGTGGCGGCACAGGGCCACGACATCGTCCCGCTGGTCGGCGCCCGCCGCCGCGACCGTCTGGCCGAGGCGCTGGGTGCCCTGGACCTCGCCCTGTCGACGGAGGATCTGGCGCAGCTCGCCGAAGCCCTGCCACCCGGCGCCGCGGCGGGCGAGCGCTACCCGGCGGCGCAGCTCGCCCATATGGACAGCGAGACGTACAAGAAGCGCTGA
- a CDS encoding LysR family transcriptional regulator: MDDTDLRDLQAFAAVARHRSFRRAALEQRVSVSSLSQRMRELEEHLGVRLLNRTTRSVAPTEAGEQLLRRLEPALGEVAGALSDLRERQGRPAGRLRINAPAPAVDLVLAPMVTPFLTRFPDVELEITVDIALIDIVAQGYDAGVRYEEHLAQDMIAVPLGPPQRFVLCAAPAVLDRFGVPERPEDLLGKPSVSTVYASGAHPPWEFEKEGRIVRIQPGGPFHAGHTGIQLRAALDGLGFLMTFDEYVREHIAAGRLVAVLEDWSQSFPGPFLYYPSRRQPPAALRAFLDFLKDWRRQAAP, from the coding sequence ATGGACGACACCGACCTGCGCGACCTGCAAGCCTTCGCCGCCGTCGCCCGCCACCGCAGCTTCCGCCGCGCGGCGCTGGAGCAGCGGGTGTCCGTCTCAAGCCTCAGCCAGCGGATGCGGGAATTGGAGGAGCATCTTGGCGTCCGCCTGCTGAACCGCACGACCCGCAGCGTCGCCCCGACCGAGGCCGGGGAGCAGCTTCTCCGCCGGTTGGAACCGGCGCTGGGCGAGGTGGCCGGCGCCCTGTCCGACCTGCGGGAACGCCAGGGGCGGCCGGCGGGGCGGCTGCGCATCAACGCGCCGGCCCCGGCGGTCGATCTCGTGCTGGCCCCGATGGTCACGCCCTTCCTGACCCGCTTTCCGGATGTGGAGCTGGAAATCACCGTGGACATCGCCCTGATCGACATCGTGGCGCAGGGCTATGACGCGGGCGTGCGCTACGAGGAACATCTGGCGCAGGACATGATCGCGGTGCCGCTCGGCCCGCCGCAGCGCTTCGTGCTGTGCGCGGCGCCCGCCGTTCTGGACCGCTTCGGCGTGCCGGAGCGGCCCGAGGATCTCCTGGGCAAGCCGAGCGTCTCAACCGTCTACGCCAGCGGCGCCCACCCGCCCTGGGAATTCGAGAAGGAGGGGCGCATCGTGCGCATCCAGCCCGGCGGCCCCTTCCACGCCGGCCACACCGGCATCCAATTGCGGGCGGCACTGGACGGGCTGGGGTTCCTGATGACCTTCGACGAGTATGTGCGCGAGCACATCGCCGCCGGCCGCCTCGTCGCCGTGCTGGAGGACTGGAGCCAGAGCTTCCCCGGCCCCTTCCTCTACTACCCGTCGCGCCGCCAGCCCCCGGCGGCGCTGCGCGCCTTCCTCGACTTCCTCAAGGACTGGCGCCGTCAGGCCGCTCCGTAG
- a CDS encoding metallophosphoesterase family protein, whose protein sequence is MFGFARKLWSDPEPVASHVPRGMRVYAVGDIHGRLDLLDQLLAQIDRDAASGADLVKYLVFLGDYVDRGPDSAMVIERLCREPLPGFGAIHLRGNHEAAMMDFIEKPEAGPDWLEYGGRATLASYGVPAPVEGAPPEHVEEARQRFAAALPPHHRAFLAGLRSSVAIGDYLFVHAGIRPGLPLHRQRDEDLLWIRREFLTSHLDHGKLVVHGHTIVEQPDVRSNRIGIDTGAYASNRLTALVLEGGERRFLCTV, encoded by the coding sequence GTGTTCGGCTTTGCGCGCAAACTGTGGTCGGACCCGGAACCCGTCGCGAGCCATGTGCCGCGGGGTATGCGCGTCTACGCGGTGGGCGACATCCACGGACGCCTGGATCTGCTCGACCAGTTGCTGGCGCAGATCGACCGCGACGCGGCGAGCGGCGCCGACCTCGTCAAGTATCTGGTCTTTCTCGGCGACTATGTGGACCGCGGTCCGGACTCCGCGATGGTCATCGAGCGGCTGTGCCGGGAACCGCTGCCCGGCTTCGGCGCCATCCACCTGCGCGGCAACCACGAAGCCGCGATGATGGACTTCATCGAGAAGCCCGAGGCCGGGCCGGACTGGCTGGAGTATGGCGGGCGGGCAACGCTGGCCAGCTACGGCGTTCCGGCACCCGTCGAGGGCGCTCCACCGGAGCATGTGGAGGAAGCCCGCCAGCGCTTCGCTGCGGCCCTGCCGCCCCATCACCGGGCCTTCCTGGCCGGGCTGCGCTCCAGCGTGGCCATCGGCGACTATCTGTTCGTCCACGCCGGAATCCGCCCCGGCCTGCCGCTGCATCGCCAGCGGGACGAGGATCTGCTGTGGATCCGGCGGGAGTTCCTGACCTCCCACCTCGACCACGGCAAGCTCGTCGTGCATGGGCACACCATCGTCGAGCAGCCGGACGTCCGCTCCAACCGCATCGGCATCGACACCGGAGCCTACGCCTCCAACCGGCTGACCGCGTTGGTCCTGGAGGGCGGGGAGCGCCGCTTCCTCTGCACCGTCTGA
- a CDS encoding CorA family divalent cation transporter, whose product MDESPIRVRRFREILLWPVQLMPLKDGAQIQNHWEWLGGPDCPWQEVADEFTQDPGEFSERHYSEFVSFLPYVQRFLYGEGESRDHRPGYGGSPIRVFRRRDVAALTVTLRRGQAPLRFAIAHVDLHFFHDVDVAIIVVELFGEDLPLDRVQDTLFRLGRTYPPAWEPDGSAAQCPHRVEWLGADGAVLAVSDYERKAEYLSFVCRHRAPRIAAHWSFLLRPLVHHHSEETGLLRYRQLEYQRMPAMAYLSLDEPERLERADWVRLGFATSPGVGPSEVMPFAPAFLEGFEQRYCYDRYWDPRAPGAWTRSRILCCGHSLVMVGPEGDAFFTDAETGLLGQFRHQYFLLGLVVHFHRAALVMLSDRLVLAVSQLDIGTVESVKRFKRDIRQVFEIFLRFTHRYWFHELSIQGPLRDLFRLWAGHLGTDRLYADVRDEVQDMSDYLDSDGLRRQANTVLRLTVVTVVSTIGTLVTGFLGMNLLAMADDPLPMRILFFLFVLLATVGLIAFSVMRSKRLADFLEALSDERLPGRSKLALLTKVWERPSRRAGPPL is encoded by the coding sequence ATGGACGAGAGCCCGATCCGCGTGCGCCGGTTTCGCGAAATCCTGCTGTGGCCGGTGCAGCTGATGCCGCTGAAGGACGGCGCGCAGATCCAGAACCATTGGGAGTGGCTGGGCGGGCCGGACTGTCCCTGGCAGGAGGTGGCGGACGAGTTCACCCAAGACCCCGGCGAATTCAGCGAGCGTCATTACAGCGAGTTCGTGTCCTTCCTGCCCTACGTGCAGCGCTTCCTCTATGGCGAGGGGGAATCGCGCGACCACCGGCCCGGCTATGGCGGCTCCCCGATCCGCGTGTTTCGGCGGCGCGACGTGGCGGCGCTGACGGTCACCCTGCGGCGGGGGCAGGCGCCCCTGCGCTTCGCCATTGCCCATGTCGATCTGCATTTCTTCCACGACGTCGATGTGGCGATTATCGTTGTCGAGCTGTTCGGCGAGGACCTGCCGCTGGACCGCGTGCAGGACACGCTGTTCCGGCTGGGCCGCACCTATCCGCCGGCCTGGGAGCCGGACGGCAGCGCCGCGCAGTGCCCGCACCGCGTCGAATGGCTCGGCGCCGACGGCGCCGTGCTCGCCGTCTCGGACTATGAGCGGAAGGCCGAATACCTGTCCTTCGTGTGCCGCCACCGGGCGCCGCGCATCGCCGCCCACTGGTCGTTCCTTCTGCGCCCCCTGGTCCACCACCATTCGGAGGAGACCGGGCTGCTGCGCTACCGCCAGCTCGAATACCAGCGGATGCCGGCCATGGCCTATCTGTCGCTGGACGAGCCGGAGCGGCTGGAGCGGGCGGACTGGGTGCGGCTGGGATTCGCCACGTCGCCGGGGGTGGGACCCAGCGAGGTGATGCCCTTCGCCCCCGCTTTCCTGGAGGGGTTCGAGCAGCGCTACTGCTACGACCGCTACTGGGACCCGCGGGCGCCCGGCGCCTGGACGCGCAGCCGCATCCTGTGCTGCGGCCATTCGCTGGTGATGGTGGGGCCGGAGGGCGACGCCTTCTTCACCGACGCGGAAACCGGGCTGCTCGGCCAGTTCCGGCACCAGTATTTCCTGCTCGGGCTGGTCGTGCATTTCCACCGGGCGGCGCTGGTGATGCTGTCCGACCGGCTGGTGCTGGCGGTCAGCCAGCTCGACATCGGAACCGTGGAGTCGGTGAAGCGGTTCAAGCGCGACATCCGGCAGGTGTTCGAGATCTTCCTGCGCTTCACCCACCGTTATTGGTTTCATGAGCTGTCAATCCAGGGGCCGCTGCGCGACCTGTTCCGCCTGTGGGCCGGGCATCTCGGCACCGACCGCCTCTACGCCGATGTGCGGGACGAGGTTCAGGACATGAGCGACTATCTGGACAGCGATGGGCTGCGGCGGCAGGCCAACACGGTGCTGCGGCTGACCGTGGTGACGGTGGTCAGCACCATCGGAACGCTGGTCACCGGCTTCCTCGGCATGAACCTGCTCGCCATGGCCGACGACCCGCTGCCCATGCGGATTCTGTTCTTTCTCTTCGTCCTGCTGGCGACGGTCGGGCTGATCGCCTTCAGCGTGATGCGGTCCAAGCGTCTGGCCGATTTCCTGGAGGCGCTGTCGGACGAACGGCTGCCGGGTCGGAGCAAGCTGGCGCTCCTGACGAAGGTGTGGGAGCGCCCGAGTCGCCGCGCCGGGCCACCTTTGTGA
- a CDS encoding DUF3309 family protein produces the protein MSIGTILLIILILVLIGAVPAWPHSRGWGYGPSGILGVLLLVLIVLLLMGRI, from the coding sequence ATGAGCATCGGCACCATTCTGCTCATCATTTTGATTCTCGTTCTAATCGGCGCGGTTCCGGCCTGGCCGCACAGCCGCGGCTGGGGCTATGGCCCCAGCGGCATTCTCGGCGTGCTGCTGCTCGTCCTGATCGTGCTTCTGCTGATGGGCCGGATCTGA
- a CDS encoding CYTH domain-containing protein has product MAVEIERRFLVRRDIRSLCRNGLSIVQGYLPSDDGRTVRVRVAGPDATLTVKGPRNGLCREEVEHPLPLDLALGLLRHSCRGGLIEKTRYLVHHHGLGWEIDVFGGENAGLVIAEVELSHADQVVPLPDWVGAEVTHRAAYSNSALSRSPIRHWVSAA; this is encoded by the coding sequence ATGGCGGTTGAGATCGAACGGCGGTTTCTGGTGCGGAGAGACATCCGTTCCCTGTGTCGAAACGGCCTTTCCATCGTCCAGGGGTATCTGCCCTCCGACGACGGCCGGACGGTGCGGGTCCGGGTGGCCGGCCCGGACGCGACGCTGACCGTCAAAGGCCCCCGCAACGGCCTGTGCCGCGAGGAGGTCGAACATCCGCTTCCCCTCGATCTCGCCCTGGGTCTGTTGCGCCACAGCTGCCGTGGCGGCCTGATCGAGAAAACCCGCTACCTCGTCCACCACCATGGTCTCGGCTGGGAAATCGACGTGTTCGGCGGCGAGAACGCCGGTCTGGTGATCGCCGAGGTCGAGTTGTCCCACGCCGACCAAGTCGTTCCGCTTCCCGATTGGGTGGGGGCGGAGGTCACGCACCGGGCGGCCTACAGCAATTCCGCCCTGTCGCGCAGCCCGATCCGCCACTGGGTCAGCGCGGCGTAA
- a CDS encoding BON domain-containing protein: MTQDENRWKDEARNVDEDDRRDVRERNEFGRGAYGAGGYSRSDYESGGSGGRDPGRRWSSDWGHAERGWHRDDRIRDQRNRDEPIGMARERNFWEQAGDEVASWFGNDDAERRRQEDERRAQFRGRGPRGYTRSDERIRDDLNDRLTEDPYLDATDIAVSVSGGEVTLDGTVDDRMAKRRAEDLADAISGVRHVQNNLRLREPGGTMAF; the protein is encoded by the coding sequence ATGACTCAGGACGAGAACCGGTGGAAGGACGAGGCCCGCAACGTGGACGAGGACGACCGTCGCGACGTCCGCGAGCGCAACGAATTTGGGCGTGGCGCCTACGGCGCAGGCGGATATTCCCGGAGTGACTATGAAAGCGGCGGTTCCGGCGGGCGCGATCCCGGTCGCCGCTGGAGCAGCGACTGGGGCCACGCCGAACGCGGCTGGCATCGCGACGACCGTATCCGGGATCAGCGCAACCGCGACGAACCCATCGGCATGGCGCGGGAGCGCAATTTCTGGGAGCAGGCGGGCGACGAGGTGGCGTCCTGGTTCGGCAACGATGACGCCGAGCGCCGTCGCCAGGAGGATGAGCGCCGCGCCCAGTTCCGCGGTCGCGGTCCACGGGGCTACACCCGCTCGGACGAGCGGATCCGCGATGACCTGAACGACCGGCTGACCGAGGATCCCTATCTCGACGCGACCGACATTGCGGTGTCCGTGTCGGGCGGCGAGGTCACGCTGGACGGCACGGTGGACGACCGCATGGCGAAGCGCCGCGCCGAGGATTTGGCCGACGCCATCTCCGGCGTCCGTCACGTCCAGAACAATCTGCGCCTTCGCGAGCCGGGCGGCACCATGGCCTTTTGA
- a CDS encoding bacteriohemerythrin: MQHVAWDKSMSVGVEILDDDHRKLLDMFNHLLKAGIAEKDRASLSGLLRGLQEYTTVHFSREEALMERQGYPGLDAHRAAHRYFIDEVHKLTLDDDDSNEMMLRIDLILLLKEWFIEHIQSVDKQYSPFMAEDAGSSTAH, encoded by the coding sequence ATGCAACATGTTGCCTGGGATAAATCGATGAGCGTCGGCGTCGAAATTCTCGACGACGACCACAGAAAATTGCTCGACATGTTCAACCATCTTCTGAAGGCCGGCATCGCGGAGAAGGATCGCGCCAGCCTGTCCGGGCTGCTGAGGGGCTTGCAGGAATACACGACCGTGCATTTCTCGCGGGAGGAAGCGCTGATGGAGCGGCAGGGCTATCCCGGCCTCGACGCCCACCGGGCCGCGCACCGCTATTTCATCGACGAGGTGCATAAGCTGACCCTGGACGATGACGACAGCAACGAGATGATGCTGCGCATCGACCTGATCCTGTTGTTGAAGGAATGGTTCATCGAGCACATCCAGTCGGTGGACAAGCAATACAGCCCCTTCATGGCCGAAGACGCCGGCAGCAGCACCGCCCATTGA
- a CDS encoding Fic family protein: MALLDDILEKKRVLDDARPMPLTVVRDLADRFERGLTTACLLVEGVDLSPDDIRMVLDRGAVLRSRPADPQRLVLNHRAALELMARLSFQGGGVVTERTIAAFHGVLYQGIDTNAGRYRDGPLKDDAGASPDPAKVRVSMSALSGWLRRTEAGPEAAFEAHHRLMSVRPFFQGNAATALLLCNLILNRAGFPPVVVTDEDREMYGAMVERAWSLGDKTPFRDLMMRLLDRSLNLCLRSAARALRDFEPAEEDEDGLGAAHEEGYGRRP; the protein is encoded by the coding sequence ATGGCGCTGCTGGACGATATTCTGGAGAAGAAGCGGGTTCTGGACGACGCCCGGCCGATGCCGCTGACGGTGGTCCGCGATCTGGCCGACCGCTTCGAGCGCGGCCTGACCACCGCCTGCCTCCTGGTCGAGGGGGTGGACCTGTCCCCGGACGACATCCGCATGGTGCTGGATCGCGGCGCGGTGCTGCGCAGCCGCCCGGCGGACCCGCAGCGCCTCGTGCTCAACCACCGCGCCGCGCTGGAGCTGATGGCCCGCCTGTCCTTCCAGGGCGGCGGGGTGGTGACGGAGCGCACCATCGCGGCTTTCCACGGCGTGCTGTACCAGGGAATCGACACCAACGCCGGGCGTTACCGCGACGGCCCGTTGAAGGACGACGCCGGCGCCTCCCCCGATCCGGCCAAGGTGCGGGTGTCGATGTCGGCGCTGTCGGGCTGGCTGCGCCGGACGGAAGCGGGGCCGGAGGCCGCCTTCGAGGCGCACCACCGTTTGATGAGCGTCCGCCCCTTCTTCCAGGGCAACGCCGCGACCGCGCTTCTGCTCTGCAACCTGATCCTGAACCGCGCGGGCTTCCCGCCGGTGGTGGTGACCGACGAGGATCGCGAGATGTATGGCGCGATGGTGGAGCGCGCCTGGTCGCTCGGCGACAAGACGCCGTTCCGCGACCTGATGATGCGCCTTCTCGACCGCAGCCTGAACCTGTGCCTGCGCAGCGCCGCCCGCGCCCTCCGCGACTTCGAGCCGGCCGAGGAGGACGAGGACGGCCTCGGCGCCGCGCATGAGGAGGGCTACGGCCGGCGTCCCTGA
- a CDS encoding CocE/NonD family hydrolase, with protein MTHMAPVILEQPPLLAVRPPETISMRTRDGVRLDADLYRPDGVGPWPVLLLRLACGRRTAMTSHYAHPRWYAARGYVVVVQDVRGRGTSEGRFRPFEAEREDGADAVAWAASLPGSNGTVGMYGSGYAGMAQLLALAERPPALRAVVPALAGWDVFTDWATEGGAFRLADAMGWALHCAAESARRLEDGAAYRALLEAIRGLPLDDEIPSRPRVLRDYARHCHYDDWLTTPGPGGSWDELSPRHALSGGVGEVSVLQIGGWYDPRLTGTLAAHEALSAGSDGTVRLLVGPWDRHGVTAHPGMDGRAPSDLPSFDALQLGWFERFLKGEMNGAERGGPIRLFDVLEGRWRDLPALPPAERPLHLSSDGLATRRGGALRDDAPDDAFLDVLVHDPRDPVPTVGGHAVPDAGPRDRAAADARPDVAVYDTAPLTAPLTLSGQAALEIWVEADAPSFDVSAVLSAVLPDGRVLPLSQGHARVEPGGEQRPMPVALRALCATLPTGSALRLSLAGSCFPAYPVNPGTGAEPGETRLVDAQPITLLIHGGGARPSRLLLPARD; from the coding sequence ATGACCCATATGGCCCCGGTGATTCTCGAACAGCCGCCCCTCCTGGCCGTCCGGCCGCCCGAAACCATTTCCATGCGGACGCGCGACGGTGTGCGGCTGGACGCCGACCTCTACCGCCCCGACGGGGTCGGCCCCTGGCCGGTCCTGCTGCTGCGTCTGGCCTGCGGGCGGCGCACGGCGATGACCAGCCATTACGCGCACCCGCGCTGGTACGCCGCCCGCGGCTATGTGGTGGTGGTGCAGGATGTGCGCGGGCGCGGCACGTCGGAGGGGCGTTTCCGCCCCTTCGAGGCGGAGCGCGAGGACGGCGCCGACGCGGTGGCCTGGGCGGCGTCCCTGCCCGGCTCCAACGGCACGGTCGGCATGTACGGCAGCGGCTACGCCGGGATGGCGCAGCTTCTGGCCCTGGCCGAGCGCCCCCCGGCTCTGCGTGCGGTGGTTCCGGCGCTGGCCGGCTGGGACGTCTTCACCGACTGGGCGACGGAGGGCGGCGCCTTCCGGCTGGCCGACGCGATGGGCTGGGCGTTGCACTGCGCGGCGGAGTCCGCCCGCCGGCTGGAGGATGGCGCGGCCTACCGCGCGCTTCTGGAGGCGATCCGCGGCCTGCCGCTGGACGACGAGATCCCGTCCCGCCCACGGGTGCTGCGGGACTACGCCCGCCATTGCCATTACGACGACTGGCTGACCACGCCCGGCCCGGGCGGAAGCTGGGACGAGCTGTCCCCCCGCCACGCCCTGTCCGGCGGCGTCGGCGAGGTCTCCGTTCTCCAGATCGGCGGCTGGTACGACCCGCGCCTGACCGGCACCCTGGCGGCGCACGAGGCCCTGTCCGCCGGCAGCGACGGCACCGTCCGCCTGCTGGTCGGCCCATGGGACCGCCATGGGGTGACCGCTCATCCCGGAATGGACGGCCGGGCGCCGTCCGACCTGCCGTCCTTCGACGCCCTGCAACTCGGCTGGTTCGAGCGGTTCCTGAAGGGGGAGATGAACGGCGCGGAGCGCGGCGGCCCGATCCGCCTGTTCGACGTTCTGGAGGGCCGCTGGCGCGACCTGCCGGCCCTGCCGCCCGCCGAGCGGCCGCTGCACCTGTCCAGCGACGGACTCGCCACGCGGCGCGGCGGCGCCCTGCGCGACGATGCCCCGGACGACGCCTTCCTCGACGTGCTGGTTCACGATCCGCGCGATCCGGTGCCCACCGTGGGCGGCCACGCCGTGCCGGACGCCGGTCCGCGCGACCGCGCCGCCGCCGACGCCCGCCCCGACGTTGCGGTCTACGACACCGCACCGCTCACGGCGCCGCTGACGCTGTCCGGTCAAGCCGCCCTGGAGATCTGGGTGGAGGCCGACGCGCCGTCCTTCGACGTCAGCGCTGTCCTGTCCGCCGTGTTGCCCGACGGGCGTGTCCTGCCGCTCAGCCAGGGCCACGCGCGGGTGGAGCCGGGCGGCGAGCAGCGCCCCATGCCGGTGGCCTTGCGCGCGCTCTGCGCCACCCTGCCCACCGGCAGCGCGCTGCGCCTCAGCCTCGCCGGGTCCTGCTTCCCGGCCTACCCCGTCAACCCGGGGACAGGGGCGGAGCCGGGCGAAACCCGGCTGGTGGACGCGCAGCCGATCACCCTGCTCATCCACGGCGGCGGCGCCCGGCCATCGCGCCTGCTGCTGCCGGCGCGGGACTGA
- a CDS encoding adenine phosphoribosyltransferase: MDLKNHIRGIADFPKPGILFYDISPLLAHAEAWKEAVDQLAEALRPHKPELLVGIESRGFLIAAPLALALGTGFIMVRKHGKLPGDKVAHSYDLEYGTDTIEVQADAVKPGQRVVVLDDLLATGGTMAAAISLLRRVGADVRAAAFLVELTFLNGRDKLDVPSVSLMSYDS, encoded by the coding sequence ATCGATCTGAAGAACCACATCCGCGGCATCGCCGACTTCCCCAAGCCCGGCATCCTCTTCTACGACATCTCCCCGCTGCTGGCTCACGCCGAGGCGTGGAAGGAGGCGGTGGACCAGCTCGCCGAGGCGCTGCGCCCGCACAAGCCGGAGCTGCTGGTGGGCATCGAGTCCCGCGGCTTCCTGATCGCCGCCCCGCTGGCCCTGGCGCTCGGCACCGGCTTCATCATGGTGCGCAAGCACGGTAAGCTGCCCGGCGACAAGGTCGCCCATTCCTACGACCTGGAATACGGCACCGACACCATCGAGGTTCAGGCCGACGCCGTGAAGCCCGGCCAGCGCGTGGTCGTGCTGGACGACCTGCTGGCGACCGGCGGCACCATGGCCGCGGCGATCAGCCTGCTGCGCCGCGTCGGCGCCGACGTCCGCGCCGCCGCCTTCCTGGTCGAGCTGACCTTCCTCAACGGCCGCGACAAGCTGGACGTGCCCAGCGTCTCGCTGATGAGCTACGATTCGTAA